In the Leptospira limi genome, one interval contains:
- a CDS encoding FN3 associated domain-containing protein, whose product MRNFTKRLHSLSLIFICSFQFCILLPNNGSNPNAILALLLGLGGRSSTTVNLEPGTVVDLTNNGSFEGTLVDSDGNGVSDGIDLTGNGVPNLLLIDTNADSIPDAVDTNGDGVADYYINPNPPAFLTSGPGGSGSPVFAIVDSSGNLIGFDTDGDGTSNDTLVAQILGDTTPPTITSSLSSGTYSTTQTTTLTCADNFAPGNMIYTLDGSTPNFQLKVGTILSPPSKTVSLSFEGTRTLRAFCRDMNGNLSSTIQINYTVDTSVPALTLVSQSSLAVTSSANGIQSSTATWQSNRSGSYAIYEGSACSGTSLSTGSASANQDITFVRSYTHFPGEGTKSYRICVTGSNGLVGFVSFSLQRDDTAPVVSTSPSTGNYSSATSVTASCSDVGGSGCDKISYTTQVGSAPTNPAIQGSTGNITNGTLYNSSINMSDASVTYTKFIARDKAGNLSSINSQTYTVDTQVATITVNSFTSAVNGTNNVSLNWQSTKAGEYQIRIGGSSCATGTLLSSGSGNSNVTGSAPATTDISSTIANTHLTEGDNTIRICVSNLVGSFGFTTRNTTKDTTAPVVNIASPSGSSPFNSGTQLQLSCSDSGGTGCDKIVYTLNGTDPTFDANGTVTNGSVYSSAFALSDGSIQVKYRAIDLAKNSSTVSSQSIYVGPPVISSIGVGTSQLTVNFSTISGATGYKVYYSSSSGVTKSNSSISGTSSPIVLTGLTNDTTYYIKITLTAAYGESDLGSETYQTPSNLPLVDYCNLQYPSTLTLTRNTTANASNAIYIQFFHTNVTNIFPQAADSRVQLQVGYGPNNSNPITEPQNWTFFFASYNSSCLSCGNNHEYYSFITAPANPGTYKYVGRVKITGVARETYCDIDGNGTNGGLNFSTSQLGTLTVQ is encoded by the coding sequence ATGCGAAATTTTACCAAACGACTCCATTCTCTTTCCCTCATTTTCATTTGTTCATTTCAGTTTTGTATATTGTTACCTAACAATGGTTCCAATCCAAATGCCATTTTGGCTCTCCTCCTAGGTTTGGGAGGACGTTCCTCCACAACTGTCAATTTGGAACCTGGAACTGTTGTCGATCTAACTAACAATGGTTCGTTCGAAGGAACACTTGTTGATTCCGATGGGAATGGTGTATCCGACGGTATTGATCTTACGGGAAATGGTGTCCCGAATCTTTTACTCATCGATACCAATGCAGACAGTATCCCTGATGCAGTGGATACAAATGGAGATGGAGTTGCCGATTATTACATCAATCCAAATCCACCCGCTTTTCTTACATCTGGACCTGGCGGCTCAGGAAGTCCAGTGTTTGCCATTGTAGATTCCAGCGGAAATCTGATTGGTTTTGATACAGATGGTGATGGAACATCTAATGATACTTTGGTGGCACAGATTCTTGGAGATACAACACCACCCACAATCACTAGCTCTTTGTCATCAGGGACTTATTCTACAACGCAAACAACTACGTTAACATGCGCTGACAATTTTGCCCCGGGGAACATGATTTATACTTTAGATGGTTCGACTCCCAACTTCCAACTGAAAGTAGGAACCATTCTATCTCCACCATCCAAAACTGTTAGCCTGTCCTTTGAAGGAACTCGAACCTTGAGAGCATTTTGCCGAGACATGAATGGAAACCTGTCCTCCACAATTCAAATCAATTATACGGTTGATACTTCAGTGCCTGCTTTAACTTTAGTGAGTCAATCTTCATTAGCTGTAACTTCATCTGCAAATGGCATTCAATCTTCTACTGCCACATGGCAATCAAATCGTTCTGGATCATATGCAATTTACGAAGGCAGTGCCTGTTCGGGAACAAGTTTATCAACTGGGTCCGCTTCCGCCAATCAGGACATAACGTTTGTTCGCTCTTATACTCACTTTCCTGGTGAAGGAACAAAATCTTACCGAATTTGTGTGACTGGATCCAATGGTTTGGTTGGTTTTGTTTCTTTTTCTCTGCAAAGAGACGACACGGCGCCCGTTGTGTCTACTTCTCCAAGTACAGGGAATTATAGTTCTGCTACTTCCGTTACTGCAAGCTGTTCTGATGTAGGTGGATCTGGTTGTGATAAAATATCCTACACTACCCAAGTAGGAAGCGCACCAACTAATCCCGCCATCCAAGGATCAACAGGAAACATTACGAATGGTACATTATATAACTCAAGTATCAATATGTCCGATGCTTCTGTAACTTATACTAAATTTATAGCGCGTGACAAAGCAGGAAACCTATCGTCTATCAATTCACAAACTTACACTGTCGATACCCAAGTAGCAACCATTACTGTAAACTCTTTCACTTCAGCAGTCAATGGAACTAATAACGTAAGTCTAAATTGGCAAAGCACAAAAGCGGGAGAATACCAAATTCGAATTGGAGGTAGTAGTTGTGCAACAGGAACTCTCTTAAGCTCAGGTTCCGGAAATTCCAACGTGACAGGTTCCGCACCTGCTACCACAGACATAAGTTCCACGATTGCCAATACGCACCTCACTGAAGGCGATAATACAATCCGAATTTGTGTTTCAAATTTAGTTGGTAGTTTTGGCTTTACAACCCGTAATACAACTAAGGATACTACAGCTCCTGTGGTAAATATTGCTTCACCATCTGGTTCAAGTCCTTTTAATTCTGGAACACAACTACAACTCAGTTGTTCTGATTCTGGGGGAACTGGGTGTGATAAAATTGTTTATACTTTAAACGGCACTGATCCCACTTTTGATGCCAATGGCACCGTCACAAATGGATCTGTTTATTCCTCTGCATTTGCCCTTTCCGATGGTAGTATCCAAGTCAAGTACCGAGCAATTGATTTAGCAAAAAACAGCAGTACTGTCAGTTCTCAAAGCATTTACGTTGGTCCACCTGTCATTTCTTCCATAGGGGTTGGAACGTCACAGTTAACTGTTAACTTTTCAACCATCTCTGGAGCAACGGGATATAAAGTGTATTATAGTTCCAGTTCAGGTGTCACAAAATCAAACTCAAGCATATCAGGCACAAGTTCACCCATTGTCTTAACAGGCCTTACGAATGATACAACCTATTACATTAAGATCACATTAACAGCCGCTTACGGAGAAAGTGATTTGGGATCAGAAACTTACCAAACTCCATCTAATCTACCGTTAGTAGATTATTGTAATCTTCAGTATCCGAGTACCTTAACTTTAACAAGAAATACGACTGCCAATGCGTCCAATGCGATCTATATTCAGTTTTTTCATACAAATGTAACGAATATCTTCCCTCAAGCAGCTGACTCTAGAGTCCAGTTACAAGTAGGATACGGACCCAATAATTCAAATCCCATTACCGAACCTCAAAACTGGACATTCTTTTTTGCGTCCTACAATTCCTCTTGTTTAAGTTGTGGGAATAACCATGAATATTATTCATTTATCACAGCTCCCGCAAACCCCGGAACTTATAAATATGTAGGAAGGGTAAAGATTACAGGTGTTGCACGAGAAACGTATTGTGATATAGATGGGAATGGTACGAACGGTGGCCTAAACTTTTCAACTTCTCAACTGGGAACTTTGACGGTTCAGTAA